In Citrus sinensis cultivar Valencia sweet orange chromosome 4, DVS_A1.0, whole genome shotgun sequence, one DNA window encodes the following:
- the LOC102624915 gene encoding autophagy-related protein 18c, giving the protein MTSTVSTSREILPPGPFGSPNAGASASALASFGHPQTGFSDVDEIELISVSWNQDYGCFAAGTSCGFRIYNCEPFKETFRRDLKSGGFRIVEMLFRCNILALVGAGDNSQYPPTKVIIWDDHQSRCIGEFAFRSDVRSVKLSRERIVVVLEHKIYVYSFVDLKLLHQIETLANLRGLCCLSHNSSTSVLACPGLQRGQVRIEHFGLNMIKLINAHDSHIACFTLTLDGLLLATASTRGTLIRIFNTVDGTRLQEVRRGVDRAEIYSIALSPNVQWLAVASDKGTVHIFSLRVRVVGEDSSSSLSTPSQSTELLNHSSSFDTLISPSTGANPGSSLSFMRGVLPKYFSSEWSFAQFHVPEVTHFIAAFGSQNTVVIVSMDGSFYRCSFDPVHGGEMLQQEYVRFLKTVSRPRRSCN; this is encoded by the exons ATGACTTCAACTGTTTCGACATCTCGAGAAATTCTTCCACCGGGCCCCTTTGGATCCCCCAATGCTGGGGCTTCGGCTTCGGCTTTGGCTTCATTTGGCCACCCGCAAACGGGGTTCAGTGATGTTGACGAAATTGAGTTGATCTCTGTGTCTTGGAACCAGGACTATGGTTGTTTTGCCGCTGGAACTAGTTGTGGGTTTCGAATTTATAATTGTGAGCCGTTTAAGGAAACTTTTAGACGTGATTTGAAAAGTGGTGGGTTTAGGATTGTTGAGATGTTGTTTCGTTGTAATATATTGGCACTCGTTGGTGCTGGGGATAATTCTCAGTATCCTCCTACTAAAGTTATTATTTGGGATGATCATCAGAGCAGGTGCATTGGTGAGTTTGCGTTTAGGTCTGATGTTCGCTCTGTGAAATTGAGTAGGGAACGAATTGTGGTTGTTCTTGAGCATAAGATATATGTTTATAGTTTTGTTGATCTCAAGTTGCTTCATCAGATTGAGACTCTCGCGAATCTGAGGGGGCTTTGTTGTCTTTCTCATAATTCGAGTACTTCTGTGTTGGCTTGCCCGGGTCTCCAACGTGGACAGGTTCGCATTGAGCACTTTGGGCTCAATATGATAAAGCTAATAAATGCTCATGATTCTCATATTGCGTGCTTTACCCTCACATTGGATGGCCTGCTTCTTGCTACTGCTAGTACCAGGGGCACTTTGATAAGAATTTTCAACACGGTGGATGGTACTCGCTTGCAAGAG GTTCGAAGAGGTGTTGACAGAGCAGAGATTTACAGTATTGCTCTGTCTCCAAACGTCCAATGGTTGGCTGTGGCAAGTGACAAAGGCACTGTTCATATATTCAGTCTCAGGGTTAGAGTGGTTGGCGAGGACTCCTCATCCTCTCTTTCTACTCCTTCTCAGAGTACAGAACTTCTTAaccattcttcttcttttgacACTCTTATTTCTCCAAGCACTGGGGCCAACCCTGGTTCATCATTGTCTTTTATGAGAG GAGTtctaccaaaatattttagcTCAGAGTGGTCATTTGCTCAGTTCCACGTACCAGAAGTCACCCATTTCATTGCAGCATTTGGTTCTCAGAATACTGTCGTCATTGTTAGCATGGATGGAAG CTTCTATAGGTGCAGCTTTGATCCAGTACATGGAGGAGAGATGTTGCAGCAAGAATATGTCCGCTTTCTGAAAACAGTCAGCAGGCCCCG ACGATCCTGCAATTAG
- the LOC102624635 gene encoding uncharacterized protein LOC102624635 produces MEALVCRKLGDPTVSIHDEKSPILLSKTEPIPQLNSSTAVRVRVKATSLNYANYLQILGKYQEKPPLPFVPGSDYSGTVDAVGPNVSNFKVGDTVCGFAALGSFAQFIVADQSELFPVPKGCDLLAAAALPVAFGTSHVALVHRAQLSSGQVLLVLGAAGGVGVAAVQIGKVCGATIIAVARGAEKIKFLKSLGVDHVVDLSNESVIPSVKEFLKARKLKGVDVLYDPVGGKLTKESLKLLNWGAQILVIGFASGEIPVIPANIALVKNWTVHGLYWGSYKIHRPHVLEDSLRELLLWAAKGLITIHISHTYSPSEANLAFSAIEDRKVIGKVMIAFDDMKSIRPRL; encoded by the exons ATGGAGGCACTGGTGTGCAGGAAACTGGGCGATCCAACGGTCTCAATTCACGATGAAAAATCGCCGATTCTGTTGAGTAAAACTGAGCCAATTCCACAATTGAATTCTTCAACTGCAGTTAGAGTCAGAGTGAAAGCCACCAGCTTGAACTACGCTAATTACTTGCAGATATTGGGGAAATATCAAGAGAAACCACCATTGCCCTTCGTCCCCGGCTCCGATTATTCGGGCACTGTTGATGCGGTGGGCCCCAATGTCTCAAATTTCAAAGTGGGTGACACTGTTTGTGGATTTGCTGCCCTTGGCTCCTTTGCCCAATTCATCGTCGCTGATCAGTCAGAATT GTTTCCAGTGCCAAAGGGATGTGATTTGTTGGCTGCTGCTGCACTTCCTGTTGCATTTGGAACCTCACATGTTGCTCTTGTTCATCGGGCCCAATTGTCCTCCGGTCAG GTCTTGCTTGTTCTTGGTGCTGCTGGAGGTGTTGGTGTTGCCGCTGTTCAAATTGGCAAGGTTTGCGGAGCCACTATCATTGCCGTTGCTAG gggtgctgaaaagataaaatttttgaagtcATTGGGCGTCGATCATGTAGTTGACTTGAGCAATGAGAGTGTCATTCCGAGTGTCAAAGAGTTCCTCAAGGCAAGGAAACTCAAAGGGGTTGATGTTCTGTATGATCCTGTTGGAGGCAAGCTTACTAAAGAATCCTTGAAGCTTTTGAACTGGGGTGCTCAAATCTTAGTCATTGGCTTTGCAAGTGGGGAGATTCCAGTAATCCCTGCTAATATTGCTCTTGTTAAG AACTGGACAGTACACGGACTTTACTGGGGTAGCTATAAAATACATCGACCTCATGTGCTTGAAGATTCTCTTAGGGAGTTACTCTTATGGGCTGCAAAGGGCTTGATTACCATCCATATTTCTCATACTTACAGTCCATCAGAG GCCAACCTTGCCTTCTCTGCCATTGAAGATAGGAAAGTAATTGGAAAGGTGATGATTGCTTTTGATGACATGAAAAGTATCAGGCCTAGGCTTTAA
- the LOC102624347 gene encoding uncharacterized protein LOC102624347 translates to MGVAVNSDFFKFTYEFRRHNLKQLDKNKPRVSCIASSSISKKIKRTTTITTHAAASSSPAPGAHYPEQLLDVKTKQKRKRIAGIDQDELVDPKLLADPDSCFCEFNGVHLHYKVYDAESQSHNSLQSQTASQLPPATKKIGFPMILFHGFGASVFSWNRAMKPLAKTTSSKVLAFDRPAFGLTSRVFPFQQPTPDTENKKPLNPYSMAFSVLATLYFIHILAAEKAILVGHSAGALVAVNSYFEAPERVAALILIAPAILAPRLIQKVDEGNPLGRNEQTERDTSNLVNLLKPFLKVYTILSMFLKYITQAMMQVAKGMADMLHSLYKKVLSATLRSAVGVTLVRILIDKFGLAAVRRAWYNSKEVAEHVIEGYTKPLRVKGWDRALVEFTAALLIDNESKMNPPLAKRLHEISCPVLIVTGDTDRIVPSWNAERLSRAIPGSTFEVIKNCGHVPQEEKVEEFVSIVARFLQRAFGYSESEGKSMQAVS, encoded by the exons ATGGGTGTTGCTGTAAATTCAGATTTTTTCAAGTTCACATATGAATTTAGGCGCCACAATCTCAAACAATTGGACAAGAACAAGCCAAGAGTCAGTTGCATTGCTAGTAGCAGCATATCCAAGAAGATCAAGAGGACCACCACCATCACCACCCATGCTGCTGCTTCTTCCTCTCCAGCCCCCGGTGCCCACTACCCCG AGCAACTGTTGGATGTGAAAACAAAgcagaaaaggaaaaggataGCTGGGATTGATCAAGATGAATTGGTGGATCCTAAACTTTTGGCTGATCCAGACAGTTGTTTCTGCGAGTTCAATGGGGTGCACTTACACTACAAGGTATACGATGCAGAATCACAATCGCATAACTCATTACAAAGCCAGACTGCCTCTCAGCTTCCTCCAGCAACTAAGAAAATTGGTTTTCCAATGATTTTGTTTCACGGATTTGGAGCCTCAGTTTTCTCATGGAATCGAGCTATGAAGCCTTTGGCAAAGACCACCAGCTCCAAAGTTCTTGCCTTTGATAGGCCAGCCTTTGGGTTGACATCAAGGGTTTTTCCTTTTCAGCAGCCAACACCTGATACTGAGAATAAAAAGCCTTTGAATCCATACTCTATGGCATTTTCTGTGCTGGCTACCTTGTACTTCATTCATATTTTGGCAGCTGAGAAGGCAATTCTTGTAGG GCATTCTGCTGGTGCCCTTGTAGCAgttaattcatattttgaagctcCTGAAAGAGTCGCTGCCCTGATCCTCATTGCCCCTGCTATATTGGCCCCACGTCTCATACAAAAGGTTGATGAAGGAAATCCCCTGGGAAGAAATGAGCAGACTGAAAGAGACACATCAAATTTAGTTAATCTGTTGAAGCCATTTCTCAAAGTTTACACGATTTTGTCaatgtttttaaaatacatcaccCAGGCTATGATGCAAGTAGCAAAGGGGATGGCAGATATGCTCCACTCTTTATATAAGAAAGTATTGTCAGCAACTCTGCGCTCTGCTGTTGGTGTAACACTG GTAAGAATATTGATTGATAAATTTGGCCTAGCTGCTGTTAGGCGTGCATGGTATAATTCTAAAGAAGTTGCTGAACATGTCATAGAGGGTTATACAAAG CCATTGAGGGTCAAGGGTTGGGACAGGGCTCTTGTGGAATTCACAGCAGCACTGCTAATAGATAATGAATCCAAGATGAATCCACCTCTGGCAAAAAGACTTCATGAAATCTCATGTCCTG TTCTGATTGTCACGGGCGACACTGATCGAATTGTCCCCTCCTGGAATGCGGAGAGACTTTCAAGAGCCATACCTGGATCTACCTTTGAAGTAATTAAGAATTGTGGCCACGTGCcccaagaagaaaaagtggAGGAGTTTGTTTCAATTGTTGCAAGGTTTTTGCAAAGAGCTTTTGGGTATTCAGAATCAGAGGGGAAGAGCATGCAAGCAGTAAGTTAG
- the LOC127898567 gene encoding uncharacterized protein LOC127898567: protein MGKIWVEVCLISARGLRRSSSLWKLQWFAVGWIDPNNKYCTKIDASGKENPVWRTKFAAVVDDSNFQDAALHVEVYSREPIFLRERLLGTATIALKEFLAKYSKNSEGSRSGIEEVGSYQLRRKNSNKPRGFIDVSVCISEEREEPSSYPGNEGGIMLADHSNNFMLPTEGAPGQNYPTQQPLASLRPDNQLQSNYPYNNSIPYSTNYSNLSHGGPSYAPAAGPSYQPPRTPPPPPPPINVGYIPTFMPRTGNLSETHVNMPSSGPPARGMRPGFGMGVGAGALAAGAVIFGDDFMSGFDVPAGLHDASLTISTDPPL from the exons ATGGGGAAAATCTGGGTTGAAGTTTGTCTCATTTCTGCCCGGGGACTCCGGCGATCTTCCTCTCTTTGGAAGCTCCAATGGTTTGCTGTCGGGTGGATTGATCCTAACAACAAGTACTGTACTAAGATTGATGCTTCTGGGAAGGAAAATCCTGTATGGAGAACTAAGTTTGCTGCTGTAGTTGATGACTCAAACTTTCAAGACGCGGCGCTGCACGTTGAAGTCTATAGCAGAGAGCCTATTTTTCTTAGGGAAAGGCTCCTGGGAACCGCAACTATTGCCTTGAAAGAATTTTTGGCCAAGTATAGTAAAAATTCTGAGGGTTCAAGATCAGGAATTGAAGAAGTTGGGAGCTACCAGCTGCGTAGAAAAAATTCTAACAAACCTCGAGGATTTATTGACGTTTCCGTATGTATCTCAGAAGAAAGGGAAGAGCCGAGTTCATACCCAG GTAACGAGGGAGGAATCATGCTCGCGGACCACAGCAACAACTTTATGTTGCCCACTGAAGGTGCACCAGGACAAAACTACCCAACACAGCAGCCACTAGCCTCACTCCGACCAGATAACCAATTACAGTCAAATTATCCATATAACAATTCAATACCATACTCTACAAACTACTCAAACCTATCCCACGGAGGACCAAGCTATGCTCCAGCTGCTGGACCTAGCTATCAGCCACCACGAACACCTCCGCCGCCACCCCCACCTATCAATGTAGGTTACATACCAACTTTTATGCCCAGAACGGGTAATTTGTCCGAGACTCATGTTAATATGCCGTCATCTGGACCCCCTGCAAGAGGGATGAGACCAGGCTTTGGCATGGGAGTAGGTGCCGGAGCACTAGCAGCAGGTGCTGTAATCTTTGGGGATGACTTCATGTCAGGATTTGATGTTCCTGCAGGCTTACATGATGCTAGTCTTACCATATCAACTGATCCTCCTCTCTGA